The nucleotide window GGCGACGGCGCTGGTCGATCTCGGGGTCGTGCGCATCAACGTCTCGCTCGATACATTGCGGGCGGACCGCTTCACGCAGATCACCGGCAAGCCGCGCCTTGCCCAGGTGATAGAAGGCATCGAAACGGCCCTCAAGGCTGGCATCAAGCTCAAGATCAACACGGTTGCTCTCAAGGGGGTCAATGATGACGAATTCGATGATCTCCTCCGCTTCTGCCATGAAAGACAGATGGACCTGACGATCATCGAGACCATGCCCATGGGCGGGGTGCTGTTTGACCGCCCCGACGTCTATCTGCCGCTTGATACAATCCGGGAGCAGCTTGCCGGAAGCTGGAGCCTCGCTCCCTCCCCCCATCACTCCGGAGGGCCTGCGCGCTACTTCACCGTGGCGGAAACCGGCGGGCGGGTCGGCTTCATCGCCCCGATGACCCACAATTTCTGCGACAGCTGCAATCGGGTGCGCCTGAGCTGCACGGGCATCCTCTACACCTGCCTTGGTCGCAATGATGCCACCAATCTGCGTATCCCCTTGCGCGCCTCGCAGAGCAACCAGCCGGTCATCAAGGCCATCCGCGATGCGATTGCCCACAAGCCGCTGGGGCATGACTTCGGCATCAGCCGGGACGCCAACCACACCTCGGTTGAACGCCCCATGTCCATCACTGGCGGCTAGCCCAACAGGTTTGCGAGCATCAACGCCCGCAAACTGCCCCCTCGAAACCAGCCCAGCAGGATGACTCACAATGACAGAAATAATCGCCTCGCTGTTTGAACCAAGCCAGTTCCCTATGGCGGATATCAAGCATGACCAAGGACAGAACCAAGAGTATGGGCACAGGGAGGACAACGTATGATTTCCTATCACGAAGCGCTTGAGCTGCTTCTTCAATGTGACCGGCTTCCGACCACTCGACTGGCTATTGCCGACGCCCCCGGCTTCGTCAATGCACAGCCCGTTGTGAGCGCAGAGACCGTACCGCCTTTCACAAACTCCAGCATGGATGGCTTTGCAGTCCGGGCCGGGGATCTGGCCGGGGCCAGTCCTGCCACGCCAGTAACATTGCCGGTTGTCGGGTCCACCGCAGCAGGGGACTTGCCTTCCACCGGTCGTGACGGAGCTTGGGAGATCATGACCGGGGCGGCCCTGCCTCAAGGGTATGACGCGGTCGTCAAGATCGAGGATGTGGAGCTAACCGGCGATGCAGTGCGCTTCAGCGCGCCAATCGCCGAGGGCGAGAATGTTCGCGCCGCCGGTCAGGATTTCGCCATGGGCACCCCCGTTCTTGCAGCCGGCGACGTCATCATGCCCGAACAGGTGATGGCGCTTGCCGCTGTGGGCCAGAAGGATGTGACGGTCTATCGCAAGCCTACAGTGACAATCATCAACACCGGCAAGGAACTGGTTCAGGATGCGGAAACGACGCTGAGACCGGGCCAGATTCGTGATGCCAGCGGCCCCTATCTGATGACCATGCTCGGCACGCTGGGATATGCTGCTGACTACAGCGGCATCATCCCGGACGACGAGGAGCTGTTCCGATCCCGTCTGGCAGCGATCGTGGCTAAAGGGACGACGGATGTGGTGATTTCCACCGGCGCCGTTTCGGCTGGCAAATATGACTTCATCCCCGATGTGCTAAGGGCGCTCGGCGCGGATATCCGCTTTCACAAGCTGACCAACCGGCCAGGCAAGCCCGCACTCTATGCGCGCTTTGCCAATGGCACCCATTATCTCGGTCTGCCGGGCAACCCCGTTTCCACCGCCGTCGGGCTGCGCTTCCTTGCGGTGCCGCTTTGTCGCCACCTGCAGGGGCTTGCCCCCGAAAGGCCGCTCAAGGCCTGCCTTCTCACAGAAACCCGAAAAGTCAAAGGCCTGCGCTTCTTCTGCAAGGCCCGTGCGTCTGTCTCGGCTGATGGCGCATTGCAGGTGCAGGTATTCGATGGGCAGGAATCCTTCAGAGTCAGACCGCTGCTGCAAGCCAATTGCTGGGCTGTCTTTGACGAGGCTCCCGGCCTCATCCCGGCAGGAGACATGGTCGCTATCTATCCGCTCGTCCCGGACCGCTGGAAACTGGAGCTCCGTGCGGCTGATGCCCCTCTGCCAGATGCCGGATTGACCAACGAAGGAAGCACCCATGAAGTTACGCATTGATGGTCAGCAGGTCCACTTCAAGATCGACAGGAGCGAGTTGACCCGGCTCTGTCTTGGGGCTTCTCTCAATCATTGCATCCACTTTCCGAACGGTCGCGGCCTGACAGTGAGCGTCATGACCGGACGCGCCGCGCCGCCGATGCAGCTGATCTTCGACAATGACATCATGCAACTGGTTGTTGACCGAGAAGCCGCCTATGACCTGCTCAAGGGATTACCCCGAAGAGAAGGCATTGCAGCGCACCAGCCCGTTCATCCAAACGACCCCATGGAACTCATTCTGGATGTCGACAGCCATGCCCGCGACCACTCACGAGACCGGACGCATGATTGGACATGAGCGGATGCGCTATAAAGGGACTATGAGGCACAGAAAACCCATCGCGCCAAGCACGAATGAGCTGATGGTTCTTGGATTTTCAGAAGAAAAATGGTCGGAGCGAGAGGATTCGAACCTCCGACCCCCTGATCCCAAATCAGGTGCGCTACCAGGCTGCGCTACGCTCCGTACCTCTGGTGGAGGGGCTTATAGCCTTCCAGTTCCCATATAGCAAGGGCAGACGGAGCAATTTCATCAATCAATGCAAAGATTTCCACGTTCATGTCAGTTATGCCGGTCTTTCCTCTCTCGTCGGGTGGAATTCCCGGCACGCCGGAGGAAAAAGTGCGGCTCTGGCTTGTGAAAAATTAAGTTAAGGCATTGCGCGACCCTATCGGCTTCTGTATAGAAAGCCTACTCTAAGCCAGAGCGCTTGTTCGGGCTTGCTGGGGTGTGGCCAAGTGGTAAGGCATCGGTTTTTGGTATCGTGTACCGTAGGTTCGAATCCTACCACCCCAGCCAATTCATTCTCCTCCAATTCCCATAAATGATTGAATGATCGCACGGTTCCATGATCGTCCGCCGTTGCATTTGCATTTCTGCATAAAGAAACCCACCACCAAAGCCTGTTTCCGCTTCAGACCTCTACGGCCCCAATTGGGAATCTGCTGTAATCAAGCAGATCTGGTGCTGCCACATTGCTCAAGGCGATTTCACTGCCTGCGCAATTTTCCTTCAACCCAACCCCTGTCAGCTTCAGCCGCATGGCTTCACACACGATCAAGCAGATCTTATGGGCTGCCTGCCGCGGTGACAGACCATCATCGTGGATGTTGGAGATTGCAGTTAGGTGCGCTGTCGATCAGCCCTGCATTAGGGCCGTAAGTGGCATAGGCCCCTACACTTCCTCGACGTTTTCAAACAGCCTTGCATTTCTCGCCCTCTCCAGCACGGCACCAACGTCAAAAATCTCACCTTCCTGCACCTTGACGAAATTCGAGCCATGACATTGCTACAGAGGACCTGCAACAGATCGCCATTGCGCAACGGATAACGTACAATATTTTTCGCACATTTGATTTCCAGCCCGTTTCCTTCAAGATGCATGAAGGGAGAATTGAGGATGGCAGAAGATATGGACGACCGAGTGATGGACAATGTCATTCGGATAGATGAAGGCCGTATCCGGGATCATCTGGGGCGAGATGATCAGGGGTAGTGTCGACGAGGCCTTGTGGGGCACCCGGGTATCGCCAGGCACGGTTTGAACCTGAACAAGAAGATCTACGCCAAGATCGAAGAATGGCGCCAGCGGCCCATTGAGGGAAAGCATCCCACTCTTCATCTGGACGGGATCGTGATGAAGCGGACATGAGCCAGGCGAGGTTCGCAATGTCTCGCTGCTGGTGGCCAGTGCGGTCAACAGGGAAGGCTATCGGGAGATATTGGGCATTTGTAAGGGTGCCAAGGAAGACAAGTTCGGCTGGTCCTCATTCCTTCGACATCTGGTTGACCGTGGTCTGAAGAGTGTTCAGCTGGTCATCTCGGATGCCTGCAGGGGGCTTTGTAGAGAGTATCGCAGATTATCTTCCTGATGCCCGCAGGCAGCGCTGCATGGTGCATTTCTATCGCAACGTGTTCAGCCACGTGCCTTCGGACAAGATGCGGGAGGTGACGCATATGCTCAAGGCCATTCATGCGCAAGAAAGCCGCAAGGCAGCACAAGAGAAGGCGGATACGGTCGTCGCAGAGCTTCGCGCAAAGCGCATGGTCCGGGCTGCTGAATTGATCGAGGAATGCCTCGGGGAGACACTCACCTACTATGCCTTCCCGGACAGTCACTGGCAAAAGATCCGCACCAACAATCCGCTCGAGCGGATCATGAAGGAGATCCGGCGCCGCACGCGCGTTGTCGGGGCATTTCCGGACGGGCAGTCATGCCTGAACCTGGCCGCGGCCAAGCTCAGGCATATCGCAGCCAGCAAATGGTCAACACGTAAATACATGAACATGGAACCGCTCTTTGCAGAGCAAAATCAAACCGAGGGAGCCGTGGCCTGAAAACCAAAGTGCGAAAAATCTTTGACACGATCCGCAGACTGATCGTCACGCACTGAAACCGTCTTTCACCTTTGGTCTATTTGTTTTATCGGGGGATTTGCGGCCAATCCTTATCAACACAAAACCCCCCGTCTGCGGAGCAGACGGGGGGTTTTGATTGTGTTTGTTATTAGCAGGCCCGGCAGCGACCTACTCTCCCACGTCTTGAGACGGAGTACCATTGGCGCAGAGGATATTAACGGCCGAGTTCGGGATGGGATCGGGTTTGGTGTCCTCGCCATAGCCACCGGGCCGGCGAATAACAAACAGAGAAGCTGGTTTACGAATTGGATTTGATCGCCGCGCGTTTTCACGCTAACGGCGATTTATCAAATCGCCTATCGCTAGTTGACGTTTTTGCCTTTGGCAAAGAACGTCTTGAATGAATATAGACAAATGAGAGTAATCAAGCCTATTGAGCTATTAGTACCGGTAAGCTTCGCACATTACTGCACTTCCACACCCGGCCTATCAACGTGGTGGTCTTCCACGGCTCTCAGGGAGAACTCGTCTCAAGGTGGGCTTCCCGCTTAGATGCTTTCAGCGGTTATCCCTTCCGCACATAGCTACCCTGCAATGCGGCTGGCGCCACAACAGGTCCACCAGAGGTGCGTCCAACCCGGTCCTCTCGTACTAGGGTCAGCTCCTTTCAATTCTCCTGCGCCCACGGCAGATAGGGACCGAACTGTCTCACGACGTTCTGAACCCAGCTCACGTACCGCTTTAATTGGCGAACAGCCAAACCCTTGGGACCTGCTCCAGCCCCAGGATGCGATGAGCCGACATCGAGGTGCCAAACAATGCCGTCGATATGGACTCTTGGGCATCATCAGCCTGTTATCCCCGGCGTACCTTTTATCCGTTGAGCGATGGCCCTTCCACTCGGGACCACCGGATCACTATGACCGACTTTCGTCTCTGCTCGACTTGTCAGTCTCGCAGTCAGGCTGGCTTATGCCATTGCACTCGACGACCGATTTCCGACCGGTCTGAGCCAACCATCGCGCGCCTCCGTTACTCTTTGGGAGGCGACCGCCCCAGTCAAACTACCCACCACGCGCTGTCCCGGATCCGGATAACGGACCGCAGTTAGACAGCCATGACAACAAGGGTGGTATTTCAAGGATGGCTCCATCTGAGCTGGCGCCCAAACTTCAAAGCCTACCACCTATCCTACACATGCCAACACAACTGTCAGCGCGAAGCTATAGTAAAGGTGCACGGGGTCTTTCCGTCTGACCGCAGGAACCCCGCATCTTCACGGGGAATTCAATTTCACTGAGTCTATGCTGGAGACAGCGGGGAAGTCGTTACGCCATTCGTGCAGGTCGGAACTTACCCGACAAGGAATTTCGCTACCTTAGGACCGTTATAGTTACGGCCGCCGTTTACCGGGGCTTCAATTCGCAGCTCTCACCACTCCTCTTAACCTTCCGGCACCGGGCAGGCGTCAGACCCTATACGTCGCCTTGCGGCTTCGCAGAGCCCTGTGTTTTTGATAAACAGTCGCAACCCCCTGGTCTGTGCCACCCGCCAGAAGTTGCCTTCTAACGGGTCTCCCTTCTCGCGAACTTACGGGAGCAATTTGCCGAGTTCCTTCAGCATAGTTCTCTCAAGCGCCTTGGTATGCTCTACCAGTCCACCTGTGTCGGTTTCGGGTACGGTCTAATGTGGGTGCTATTTCCTGGAACTCCTAGGCAGCCTGATCAATCCAATAAGACCAAACTACTTCCGGAATTCGTCACATCCCACTGGTTGAGGAATATTAACCTCATTCCCATCGACTACGCATTTCTGCCTCGCCTTAGGGGCCGACTAACCCTGCGCTGATTAGCATTGCACAGGAACCCTTGGACTTTCGGCGAGAGTGTCTCTCACACTCTTTATCGTTACTCATGTCAGCATTCGCACTTCTGATACCTCCAGCGCCCCTCGCAGGTACGCCTTCATCAGCCTACAGAACGCTCCGCTACCGCGTGCATAAATGCACACCCGCAGCTTCGGTGCATGGCTTTAGCCCCGTTACATTTTCGGCGCAAAGACCCTTATTTAGACCAGTGAGCTGTTACGCTTTCTTTAAATGATGGCTGCTTCTAAGCCAACATCCTGGTTGTTTTGGGATCCTCACATCCTTTCCCACTTAGCCATGACTTAGGGACCTTAACTGGCGGTCAGGGTTGTTGCCCTCTCCACGACGGACGTTAGCACCCGCCGTGTGTCTGCAGGATAGTACTCTTGGGTATTCGGAGTTTGGTTAGGTTTGGTAAGTCGGTGAGACCCCCTAGCCCATCCAGTGCTCTACCCCCCAAGGTATTCATCCCACGCTCTACCTAAATAGATTTCGCGGAGAACCAGCTATCTCCGGGTTTGATTGGCCTTTCACCCCTAGCAACAAGTCATCCCCGTCTTTTTCAACAGACGTGGGTTCGGTCCTCCAGTGCGTGTTACCGCACCTTCAACCTGCTCATAGCTAGATCACCCGGTTTCGGGTCTAATCCATCGAACTCTCGCCCTATTAAGACTCGCTTTCGCTGCGCATACACCTAACGGCTTAAGCTTGCTCGATAAATTAAGTCGCTGACCCATTATACAAAAGGTACGCTGTCACCCTTTCGGGCTCCAACTGCTTGTAGGCGTTCGGTTTCAGGATCTCTTTCACCCCCCTCGTCGGGGTGCTTTTCACCTTTCCCTCACGGTACTTGTTCACTATCGGTCGACAAGGAGTACTTAGGCTTGGAGGGTGGTCCCCCCATGTTCAGACAAGGTTTCACGTGCCCCGCCCTACTCTAACGGCTGATTTTCATACCAATACGGGACTATCACCCTCTACGGTGCTCCTTTCCAGAAGCTTCTTGTTTTATTACAGCACGGCCTGGTCCGCGTTCGCTCGCCACTACTAACGGAGTCTCAATTGATGTCCTTTCCTACAGGTACTTAGATGTTTCAGTTCCCTGCGTTCGCCTCTTGTCCCTATATATTCAGGACAAGATACCCTTGCGGGTGGGTTTCCCCATTCAGATATCCACGGATCAAAGCTTGTTCGCAGCTCCCCATGGCTTTTCGCAGCGTACCACGTCTTTCATCGCCTCTTGTCGCCAAGGCATCCACCAAACGCCCTTATGACACTTGATCACTCTCATTTTCTATACTCATTCAAGCATGTAAAATGAAGTTCATTCAACCAGATCAACTCGGTAAGGACACAAGCAGGCCCCAACCTCAACATGATCCGGTAACTAAAGAACCTGACTTTCTCAAACATCGCCGGGGTACGACAATGTTCGTCAGGTTCTAGACCAGCTTCTCGAGATGCAATCAAAACCACGCGGCCAGGCAATGGTTAGCTTTTGCCCCGGGTAAACCCGGTCAATCGCATCTTCTCTTCACAATGTATGGAATAACTTACGATCCGCAGACCGTAAAAGACGTTCTCTATTCAACAAGCTTGCTGCACTTTTCACCGTATCTCAACCAAATCACGTCAGAAGCTCTGTCAGTCGCACGCATTTGCCTATCGGCAATTGCTTCCGCGACCGGCGTTTGCTCCGCAAAAGCCGTTGGTGGAGCCAGACGGGATCGAACCGACGACCTCATGCTTGCAAAGCACGCGCTCTCCCAACTGAGCTATGGCCCCTAAAGAGTTTGCACTCGCAAACACGCCATAA belongs to uncultured Cohaesibacter sp. and includes:
- the moaA gene encoding GTP 3',8-cyclase MoaA; protein product: MTSPRKKPRSHEMTDSFGRKIDYLRLSVTDRCDFRCFYCMGNNVTFLPKPDVLSLEELDRLCGLFVDQGVRKLRLTGGEPLVRRGILTLISSLSRHLESGRLKEITLTTNGSQLAQMATALVDLGVVRINVSLDTLRADRFTQITGKPRLAQVIEGIETALKAGIKLKINTVALKGVNDDEFDDLLRFCHERQMDLTIIETMPMGGVLFDRPDVYLPLDTIREQLAGSWSLAPSPHHSGGPARYFTVAETGGRVGFIAPMTHNFCDSCNRVRLSCTGILYTCLGRNDATNLRIPLRASQSNQPVIKAIRDAIAHKPLGHDFGISRDANHTSVERPMSITGG
- the glp gene encoding gephyrin-like molybdotransferase Glp, producing the protein MISYHEALELLLQCDRLPTTRLAIADAPGFVNAQPVVSAETVPPFTNSSMDGFAVRAGDLAGASPATPVTLPVVGSTAAGDLPSTGRDGAWEIMTGAALPQGYDAVVKIEDVELTGDAVRFSAPIAEGENVRAAGQDFAMGTPVLAAGDVIMPEQVMALAAVGQKDVTVYRKPTVTIINTGKELVQDAETTLRPGQIRDASGPYLMTMLGTLGYAADYSGIIPDDEELFRSRLAAIVAKGTTDVVISTGAVSAGKYDFIPDVLRALGADIRFHKLTNRPGKPALYARFANGTHYLGLPGNPVSTAVGLRFLAVPLCRHLQGLAPERPLKACLLTETRKVKGLRFFCKARASVSADGALQVQVFDGQESFRVRPLLQANCWAVFDEAPGLIPAGDMVAIYPLVPDRWKLELRAADAPLPDAGLTNEGSTHEVTH
- a CDS encoding transposase, with amino-acid sequence MASAVNREGYREILGICKGAKEDKFGWSSFLRHLVDRGLKSVQLVISDACRGLCREYRRLSS
- a CDS encoding transposase encodes the protein MVHFYRNVFSHVPSDKMREVTHMLKAIHAQESRKAAQEKADTVVAELRAKRMVRAAELIEECLGETLTYYAFPDSHWQKIRTNNPLERIMKEIRRRTRVVGAFPDGQSCLNLAAAKLRHIAASKWSTRKYMNMEPLFAEQNQTEGAVA